The Sphingomonas sanxanigenens DSM 19645 = NX02 genome includes a region encoding these proteins:
- a CDS encoding DNA cytosine methyltransferase: protein MAFDPAWLFIDGFAGGGGASTGIAQAIGREVDIAINHDPIAIAIHAANHPGTEHHCNDIRAVWPLAATRHRPVGGAWFSPDCKEHSKAKGGPVKDRHIRHLAWEVVNWLKDTRPLVGFVENVEEFQQWGPLDPETGHIIKEMRGYEFRRWVKTIKRLGYRIDWRELRACDYGAPTSRKRLYIIMRRDGEPVTWPARTHGNPANDNDARQIAAGRMLPWRTAAECIDWSIRCPSIFDRIRELKDATKRRIAHGVMRYVVNAARPFIVGTAFTNTRASRVFDPDEPLRTSTTQPEYGVVDGTIIPVTHGGDLRAHDVAEPLRTITTANGGEFALSQVQLAPHITKFHTGSVGSDMGAPLPTVTSNGDSARDAGATPLGVVGATLVGVGGRRGQSPPMSVTGPAATITSKADGTIVAAAMAPLQNGERRPGEKPREQDLAAPLSTIATGGKHSVVETQLVAAHLDRQFGNSVGAAADQPAPATTAGGGGKTAAVTAFLSSYNGSDKRGAAGDPLQPLPTIRTGGGKGGGHRAVVAAHIEQANTGMVGHDARKPLSTIVGKGCTQRIVETTLIEEGALPPELMTKAVRVAAFIIKYYGSETGAHRVDEPLATVTTRERFAVVTVTIDAVTYVIVDIGLRMLTPRELARAQGFPDSYVLDPVVPRMIRGKLVHAPLPKAAQIRAIGNSVCPDVARALVAANRPRFPQLQGMAA from the coding sequence ATGGCCTTCGATCCCGCATGGCTCTTCATCGACGGCTTCGCCGGCGGCGGTGGCGCATCCACCGGCATCGCCCAGGCCATCGGGCGTGAGGTCGATATCGCGATCAACCATGATCCGATCGCCATCGCGATCCACGCCGCCAACCACCCGGGCACCGAGCATCACTGCAACGACATCCGCGCAGTGTGGCCGCTCGCGGCGACGCGTCACCGGCCGGTCGGCGGCGCCTGGTTTTCCCCCGACTGCAAGGAACACAGCAAGGCGAAGGGCGGCCCGGTCAAGGATCGCCACATCCGCCACCTCGCATGGGAGGTGGTCAACTGGCTGAAGGACACCCGCCCGCTCGTCGGCTTCGTCGAGAATGTGGAGGAGTTCCAGCAGTGGGGCCCGCTCGATCCCGAGACCGGCCACATCATCAAGGAGATGCGGGGCTATGAGTTCCGCCGCTGGGTGAAGACCATCAAGCGGCTGGGCTATCGCATCGACTGGCGCGAGCTGCGTGCCTGCGACTATGGCGCGCCGACCTCGCGCAAGCGGCTCTACATCATCATGCGTCGCGATGGCGAACCGGTCACGTGGCCGGCGCGCACGCACGGCAACCCGGCGAACGACAACGACGCGCGCCAGATCGCGGCCGGGCGGATGCTGCCGTGGCGGACGGCGGCCGAATGCATCGACTGGTCGATCAGGTGCCCGTCGATCTTCGACAGGATTCGCGAGCTGAAGGACGCGACCAAGCGGCGGATCGCGCATGGCGTCATGCGCTACGTCGTCAATGCGGCGCGGCCGTTCATCGTCGGCACGGCCTTCACGAACACGCGAGCCAGCCGCGTCTTTGATCCTGATGAGCCCCTGCGCACCAGCACGACGCAACCGGAATATGGCGTGGTCGACGGCACCATCATCCCCGTCACCCATGGCGGAGACCTGCGCGCGCACGACGTGGCCGAGCCGCTCCGCACGATCACCACCGCCAACGGCGGAGAGTTCGCGCTCTCGCAGGTGCAGCTCGCCCCGCACATCACCAAGTTTCACACCGGCTCGGTCGGCTCCGACATGGGCGCGCCGCTGCCGACGGTGACCAGCAACGGCGACAGCGCGCGGGACGCCGGCGCGACGCCGTTGGGCGTGGTCGGGGCTACGTTGGTCGGTGTTGGCGGCCGTCGCGGTCAGAGCCCGCCTATGTCCGTCACCGGGCCAGCGGCGACCATCACGTCGAAAGCCGATGGCACGATCGTCGCCGCGGCGATGGCGCCGCTGCAGAACGGCGAGCGCCGGCCGGGCGAGAAGCCGCGCGAGCAGGACCTCGCCGCACCGCTCTCGACGATCGCGACCGGCGGCAAGCATTCGGTCGTCGAGACCCAGCTGGTCGCCGCACATCTCGATCGCCAGTTTGGCAACTCGGTCGGTGCTGCCGCCGACCAGCCCGCGCCGGCGACCACTGCCGGCGGCGGCGGGAAGACCGCGGCGGTGACGGCGTTCCTCTCCAGCTACAATGGCAGCGATAAGCGCGGCGCTGCAGGTGACCCGCTGCAGCCGCTGCCCACGATCCGCACCGGCGGCGGCAAAGGCGGCGGACATCGCGCCGTGGTCGCTGCGCACATCGAGCAGGCGAACACCGGCATGGTCGGGCACGACGCGCGAAAGCCGCTTAGCACGATCGTCGGCAAGGGCTGCACGCAGCGCATCGTCGAGACGACGTTGATCGAAGAGGGCGCGCTGCCGCCCGAGTTGATGACGAAGGCCGTCCGCGTCGCTGCGTTCATAATCAAATATTATGGCAGCGAGACAGGCGCGCACCGCGTCGACGAGCCCCTCGCCACCGTCACCACGCGCGAGCGCTTCGCCGTCGTCACGGTGACGATCGACGCGGTCACCTATGTGATCGTCGACATCGGCCTGCGCATGCTGACGCCGCGCGAGTTGGCCCGGGCGCAGGGCTTCCCTGACAGCTATGTGCTCGATCCCGTCGTGCCGCGCATGATCCGCGGCAAGCTCGTCCACGCCCCGCTGCCCAAGGCCGCGCAGATCCGCGCCATCGGCAACAGCGTCTGCCCGGACGTAGCCCGCGCACTGGTCGCGGCGAACCGGCCGCGCTTTCCTCAACTTCAAGGGATGGCCGCGTAA
- a CDS encoding phosphoadenosine phosphosulfate reductase family protein, protein MLAQPDMFAPRRALDAVAVDDTVNAAIAQGAWFAFSLSGGKDSAALSLAAMRHLDAAGHPRERRIAIHADLGRAEWQSTPGVVERTAAALGLPLTIVRRAAGDLVDRWEVRFRNGKARYEDLSTYNLIGPWSQANKRFCTSELKAQVIGPHLSRTLRGETIVQVVGIRREESTGRKATPISKADNRYAELGNRHGTRMMLWHPGVEWSAEEIFSCHARHGLELHEAYTAHGSSRLSCAFCVLASIGDLRAAASAVGNRALYLHLVEMEANSTFSFQPDRWLGDVAPDLLPPSLASDLARGKRDAERRRSIEEGMPAGLRYVKGWPQRMPTMDEAKLIAGARRSILLRHNLDDRFPTGRHVIERFGQLMAEKERRLAA, encoded by the coding sequence ATGCTCGCTCAGCCAGATATGTTCGCGCCGCGCCGCGCGCTGGACGCTGTCGCAGTCGACGACACGGTCAATGCCGCAATCGCACAGGGGGCGTGGTTCGCCTTCAGCCTCTCCGGTGGCAAGGATAGCGCCGCGCTGTCTCTGGCGGCCATGCGGCACCTCGATGCTGCCGGTCATCCGCGTGAGCGGCGCATCGCCATCCATGCAGACCTCGGTCGAGCGGAATGGCAGTCCACGCCAGGCGTGGTCGAGCGGACGGCCGCCGCCCTCGGCCTGCCCCTGACGATCGTTCGCCGCGCTGCTGGCGATCTGGTGGATCGTTGGGAGGTCCGCTTCCGCAACGGGAAAGCGCGATACGAGGATCTGTCGACCTACAATCTCATTGGTCCGTGGAGCCAGGCGAACAAGCGCTTCTGCACGTCCGAGCTCAAGGCGCAGGTGATCGGCCCGCACCTCTCGCGCACACTGCGCGGTGAGACCATCGTTCAGGTCGTCGGGATCAGGCGCGAAGAGAGCACAGGCCGCAAGGCAACCCCGATCAGCAAGGCAGACAATCGTTATGCCGAGCTCGGCAACAGGCACGGCACCCGCATGATGCTGTGGCATCCGGGCGTGGAGTGGTCGGCCGAGGAAATTTTCTCCTGCCACGCACGCCATGGGCTCGAGCTTCACGAGGCTTACACCGCCCACGGTTCGAGCCGGCTTTCGTGCGCCTTCTGCGTCCTCGCCAGCATCGGTGACCTTCGCGCTGCTGCAAGCGCTGTCGGTAACCGCGCCCTTTATCTGCACCTGGTCGAGATGGAAGCGAACAGCACATTCTCATTCCAGCCCGATCGCTGGCTTGGCGATGTCGCCCCCGATCTTCTGCCCCCCAGCCTCGCGTCAGACCTCGCCCGCGGCAAGCGTGATGCGGAGCGCCGCCGTTCGATCGAGGAAGGGATGCCGGCTGGCCTGAGGTACGTGAAGGGCTGGCCGCAGCGCATGCCGACCATGGACGAGGCGAAGCTGATCGCTGGCGCGCGGCGCTCGATCCTTCTTCGGCACAATCTCGACGATCGATTCCCCACTGGCCGGCACGTGATCGAACGGTTCGGCCAGTTGATGGCTGAAAAAGAACGAAGGTTGGCAGCATGA
- a CDS encoding phage Gp37/Gp68 family protein, producing MADGTKIEWADATVNAVNGCTRVSPGCGGPGPFGGCYAERLAATRLRDHPSRIGLAEMTSKGPRWTGEVSLHEPALLQPLAWKRPRRIFWNAHGDLFHEKVPDEWIDRVFAVCALTPQHTHMILTKRPERMRDYFASRSGDHHLTAWSKANKPGTLRITQQEVEAWLLPSANDDHRRLFGATNPGFPLPNVWLGTSVEDQQRADERREAFRDTPAAVRFVSYEPALGPVDWAGWEFVQQIIGGGESGPRARPNHPDWQRATRDFCAANGIAYFFKQWGNWKPVYDRDAEDPDWRRCGEVERATPNGQWLNLAGGQGFHGERVVRVSPVDKKVAGRLLDGVEHNGVPA from the coding sequence ATGGCTGACGGCACGAAGATCGAATGGGCCGATGCAACGGTGAACGCCGTCAACGGCTGCACCCGGGTTTCGCCGGGCTGCGGCGGGCCGGGCCCGTTCGGCGGCTGCTACGCCGAGCGCCTAGCTGCCACCCGCCTGCGCGATCACCCCAGCCGGATCGGCCTGGCCGAGATGACCAGCAAGGGGCCGCGCTGGACGGGCGAGGTGAGCCTGCACGAGCCGGCGCTGCTGCAGCCGCTGGCGTGGAAGCGCCCGCGCCGCATCTTCTGGAACGCGCATGGCGACCTGTTCCACGAGAAGGTGCCCGACGAATGGATCGACCGCGTGTTCGCCGTCTGCGCGCTGACGCCGCAGCACACCCACATGATCCTCACGAAGCGGCCGGAACGGATGCGGGATTATTTCGCCTCGCGCTCGGGTGATCATCACCTCACAGCTTGGTCGAAGGCCAACAAGCCAGGCACGCTGCGGATCACGCAGCAAGAGGTTGAGGCTTGGCTGCTTCCCAGTGCCAACGATGATCATCGGCGCCTTTTCGGCGCGACCAACCCCGGCTTCCCTCTGCCCAACGTCTGGCTGGGCACCAGCGTCGAGGATCAGCAGCGCGCGGACGAGCGGCGCGAAGCCTTCCGCGACACGCCCGCCGCCGTTCGCTTCGTCAGCTATGAGCCGGCGCTCGGCCCCGTCGACTGGGCGGGCTGGGAGTTCGTGCAGCAGATCATCGGAGGCGGCGAGAGCGGCCCGCGCGCGCGGCCGAACCATCCCGATTGGCAGCGTGCGACGCGCGACTTCTGCGCGGCGAACGGCATCGCCTATTTCTTCAAGCAGTGGGGCAACTGGAAGCCGGTCTACGACCGCGACGCCGAGGATCCGGACTGGCGCCGGTGCGGCGAGGTCGAGCGCGCCACGCCGAATGGTCAGTGGCTCAACCTCGCGGGCGGTCAGGGCTTCCACGGGGAGCGGGTCGTTCGCGTCTCGCCGGTCGACAAGAAGGTTGCCGGCCGCCTGCTGGACGGGGTCGAGCACAACGGGGTGCCGGCATGA